The Symphalangus syndactylus isolate Jambi chromosome 1, NHGRI_mSymSyn1-v2.1_pri, whole genome shotgun sequence DNA segment CCATGGCAACACCTCTGTCATGCTGCCCAACCTGGGCTCCCGGCGCTTCCAGCCAGCCCTGCTTGACCTATCCACCGTGGAGGACCACAACACTCAGTACTTCAACTTCGTGGAGCTGCCTGCTGCTGCCCTGCGCTTCATGCCCAAGCCGGTGTTCGTGCCAGATGTGGCCCTGATCGCCAACCGCTTCAACCCCGACAACCTCATGCACGTCTTTCACGACGACCTGCTGCCACTCTTCTACACCCTGCGGCAGTTTCCCGGCCTGGCCCACGAGGCACGGCTCTTCTTCATGGAGGGCTGGGGCGAGGGTGCACACTTCGACCTCTACAAGCTGCTTAGCCCCAAGCAGCCTCTCCTGCGGGCACAGCTGAAGACCCTGGGCCGGCTGCTGTGCTTCTCCCATGCTTTTGTGGGCCTTTCCAAGATCACTACCTGGTACCAATATGGCTTTGTGCAGCCCCAGGGCCCAAAGGCCAACATCCTCGTCTCAGGCAATGAGATCCGGCAGTTTGCACAGTTCATGACAGAAAAGCTGAACGTGAGCCACACAGGAGTGCCCCTAGGCGAGGAGTACATTCTGGTCTTTAGCCGAACCCAGAACAGACTCATTCTGAATGAGGCAGAGCTGCTGCTGGCActggcccaggagttccagatgaaGACAGTGACAGTGTCCCTGGAGGACCACACCTTTGCTGATGTCGTGCGGCTGGTCAGCAATGCCTCCATGCTGGTCAGCATGCATGGGGCCCAGCTGGTCACCACCCTCTTCCTGCCCCGTGGGGCAACTGTGGTAGAGCTCTTCCCATATGCTGTCAATCCCGACCACTACACTCCCTATAAGACGCTGGCCATGCTGCCTGGCATGGACCTCCAGTATGTAGCCTGGCGGAACATGATGCCAGAGAACACAGTCACACACCCTGAGCGGCCCTGGGATCAGGGGGGCATCACCCACCTGGACCGGGCTGAGCAAGCCCGTATCCTGCAAAGCCGTGAGGTCCCACGGCATCTCTGTTGCCGGAACCCCGAGTGGCTCTTCCGAATCTACCAGGACACCAAGGTGGACATCCCATCCCTCATTCAAACCATACAGCGCGTGGTGAAGGGCCGGCCAGGACCACGGAAGCAGAAGTGGACAGTCGGCCTATATCCAGGCAAGGTGCGGGAGGCACGGTGCCAGGCGTCAGTGCATGGCACCTCCGAGGCCCGCCTCACTGTCTCCTGGCAGATCCCATGGAACCTTAAATACCTGAAGGTGAGGGAGGTGAAGTACGAGGTGTGGCTGCAGGAGCAGGGGGAGAACACCTACGTACCTTACATCCTGGCTCTGCAGAACCACACCTTCACTGAGAACATCAAGCCCTTCACCACCTACCTGGTGTGGGTCCGCTGCATCTTCAACAAGATCCTCCTGGGACCCTTTGCAGATGTGCTGGTGTGCAGCACGTAGCGAGCGGCCACAGCCTGGCCTCGGGAGGGTGGCTTCTGCAGTTCAGCGTCCCTGGGCCCATTAATCCCATTGTGGAGACTTCTGGGAACTATTTATTGAGCAGGCCTGTGCCTCCAGGTCATCTTGTTGCCTCTGGGGTGTGGTGTCACAGCACTCCTCTTTGCCCTAGAGATAAGGGACCTGACTTCCCCTTCTCCCATCCTGAACATTTGTACCCCTGGAGAAGTTCCTTAGCAgggatgaggaagaggagaggaggaaggaaagaaagaatcacAGGGAACCTCTGGCTAGGTGATCCTGATGTTTCCTACTGAGTTTTTCTGGTATCCAGATTTCTGGAAACCGAGTAATCATGTACTGTTTGATTGGGTGGTTCATCTGTTTCCATCCCAGTGAAATTTACCTGTAGCCCAGTGAAGGGTGTGTTTGGAACATTGATTAAATGATTCTAAGCATCTTGGTCAAGTCTTCTTATTGGATGGGAGGAAGGGGAGCTGGTCGTCAAAACCCAGGTGCCTTTTAATCTTGATTGTTAGCTAGGGAGACATGGCAGTGGGAAAGCGCCCAGGACGGCGAAGTGAGCAAGCTCGTTGGATTTCATCTTGACTAGCTGGACTAATATCACAGTTCCACCTACATGGGATAAAAGCCTAGAAGTAGGTAGGAGAGGGCTGAGGGGAAGAAGAGCTGTATCCACCATGGGTTTTTCTTGGGTTCAACTGGACATTAAGTTGAGACCTGGACAGATCATACCTGGCATCAGAGTTTCTTAGAAGGATGGAGATAGATGCTCAGCATGCCAGCAGGGCCGTGTCAGCAGTTCCCTTCCACGGGAGCAGTCCTCACATCAGTAGTCCTGAGGGCCACCTTGGTTCAGAAGCCCATGCCCCATAGGAGTCAACATGTTTTCAACAACCCACAATCAGTTCCCAGGGTCCCTCAAGGGACATGCCCAGTTATGAGTTTCTGCACTTAGGGAAGCCTAAGGCCATGGTTTCTTAGCAGATGGTGTAGCTTATTCTTTGTCCTTCCAGCCCAGGTGTAGCTTATCAATCAGAACTCAAAAACTCCCATGGGCACTTTGGCCTAATACCGTACCTGACATTCAGCTAACTGGCTTGTCTGGCTTCCATGGGAGCAGAGCTAGAAAGCCCAAGATAAAATCTGTCCTGAAGAAAGAGGAGTTTTGGCCTTTTATTGTTGGGGAGACCTGCTGCAGGTCTGACTCCTGTAAGGGGGAGAGGGAAAGAAGCCGGAGAGAGGAGGTAGAGCCTCAGGCTGTAGCTCAGTGCTGAGAACTTCTCAGCAGGCTGATCAGGGAGTTCTTGAGCCAAAGGTGTCCATTAGATAAgtattcccccccaccccccagtgcTAGTCATCACCTGGGAGCCACAGTGGGAAGTGTGGCCTCAGCGTCAGTACCTTGGTGGATTCAGCACGGCAGCTGGGCCATCCCATGTTCCCTGCTGCAGGAGATCTGAATGGTGCATTTTCATGGTCGCCATGGATCTTTATGGCATTCCTTTTACCCAGAATATCTTTCTCCCTAACTGTAGCTTCCATCCGCCACCACCATAAACTGCCATGAGAATCCACACATCAAGACTCAGCTCAAAGCCAGAGATCTCATACACTGCTggggctggagtgaaatggtacaaccacttggaAAACCATTTGGCGGTTTTTACTGAAGCCGAGCACTTAGTTGCCCTATctctcagcaattccacttcttgagatatacccaagagaaatgagtgCTTATTTCAGCAAAAAGACATGTCTTAAAATGTCCATGGTTCTACTATTAATGGCCAAACACCATAAACAattcaagtgtccatcaacaggtatattcatacaatggacatgacaattttaaaaagaatgaagtgaatCTCAGACAACATTGAGTAAAAGAAGGCAGACCCAAAATAATACttaactgtatgattccatttgtatgaagtcCTAGAACAGGAATACAAACTTACAGCGATGGAagtcagaatggtggttaccgGGAAGGGAGGTAAAGACTGGGATGGACACAAGGGGGTTGTGGGTTGGCAACATTGTGGTCTGGATGGTGGTTGCACCGTGGACATTGAGGAAAGCCATCATCCTGCTTACACGGTACATTAGTGCATTCACTCACCTCTGTGCTTTCTGTACGGCACACCTTGATTTAAAAGGAAGACCACTTAGCCCAAGGGCCAGCTCTCCTGAAAACCCAGTTCGTCACACCCACAAAGCCTTAACCCTGCTGGCCCCACCACTGTCTCCTGGGAAGCACTTACCTCTCCGCAAGGCATTGCTCACAGGCTGAGAGCTCAATGAGGGTTTGTGTCATGTGGGTCACAGCCAAGCAAAAGCTCAATAAATGGTTCCTTGCCTCAATCAGTACATGTATCTCTGCCTTTGTCCAAACTTTTTTACAAATTGGGAATCTGCTTTATGTGAAACTttgccccccttttttttcctctttaacatTAAGATATGAACACTCTGCCATGCCACTGATGACTAGTCTTTGGAAACAAGACTTTGGTTAGCTAGAGAATGTTGTGTACAATCACTAGGAAATTAGGCTCCTTCCCCCAGGCTCCATGGAGGAGCTGGATCCATGCCCAGCAGCCCAGGCCACCCCTTGACAGCACTGAGTAGTagcagcattttttcttttgctgctgctgctttttattaaaaaaccaTTTATTGGTGTTTATGGTGAAATACACAGATCTTCAGTGTAGGGTTACATGAGTTTTGACATATATACATCCACGTAACACACACATCCCTACACGATAGAGACCATCTCCATCATCCTCATATTCATAGGGGGATGAATGTATAAATAATCTCTTATGACTCCTATatactcacacacatatacaggaGTGATAAGAGCTTACGTAACATTAAGGGTATTTACATTTCTCTATCCTGTTTATTATAAATCTGCATCTTAACCATCAAAGTCAGGTGAAGGTAAGAGCACAAGAGAGAGCTGAGGTCTGGGATATGTAGGTAGCTACTAGGCTAAAGCCTGTCACAAGTAACCCAGCGGCTCCCTGGGCCAGAGCTCCTCAGCCCTTGGCCTCTGCTCCTCTTCCCCCTGACCTCCACCATGAGTCAGCTCTGAAAGCATCCTTCTGGCTGTAGGTGGGGTGGCAGCAGGGGTGTGCCACGTCTGGGCAGGGGGCCAATGTGGGAACTTAAACCCATAAGGAATGCCTCAGGTGTTCCTCAGCCCCTGACCAGCCTCCAGCTGTTCCAGTCAGCCACAGCCCGATATAGTCAGGCTGTCCAGGTGCACCAACCTCTGCACCAGGCCCTGCCTGACAGTCTATGTGGCCCACAGCTGACGGAAGACCTAGTTAAGCCAGGGTTTCCACCCTTCAGGACAGGAGGGCAGTTTCAGGCCTCCAAGTAGTCCTCTtccagaggcagggaaggaaagaagggaggcagCCTCCTGCTGCCACCATTGGTCTCTGCACAAGTGCAGCCCTGCACCCTCCCAGTCCACAGCGCTGGTGATGATGATGGCCTGGCCAGGCCCTTGCAGTCAGCACCAGAGGCAGCGAACCAAGGCTGCATCGACCTGTGGACCGGCACTGTGGGCCTCCCTTCAGGAGGGTACAGGTTGTGGGGCCCAGGTCCCACCACAGCAGCAGCATAAAGCCAGCCTCGCAGTCAGCTCTGGCCATACTGAGCCTGTGGGAAAGCAGGTGGGCAGAGTAGTTACCTTAAAGGGATGTGGTCTGAAGCCTCCTGTGTCGTTTCTGTTTCCATTAtgtttatatatgaatttttgaaACCCAAATAAAttctaattaacattttaaaaaacacacccCTTCCAAACAGCAGTATAGTCAGAAAGCTGTGTGTCCTTTAACCATAGGAGTTTCTCTTCTCGAAAAAATTTCATGAAGTCACACACAACTAATTTAGAATTTGAGATAATTCTATCCTGGATCCTGGAAATGAAAAGTACAAGAagatgtaatctttttttttttttttttttttttgagacagagtctcgctctgtcgcccgggctggagtgcagtggcgcgatctcggctcactgcaagctccgcctcccgggttcacgccattctcctgcctcagcctccgagtagctgggactacaggcgcccgccaccgcgcccggctaattttttgtattttttagtagagacggg contains these protein-coding regions:
- the POMGNT2 gene encoding protein O-linked-mannose beta-1,4-N-acetylglucosaminyltransferase 2, which translates into the protein MHLSAVFNALLVSVLAAVLWKHVRLREHAATLEEELALGRQATEPAPALRIDYPKALQILMEGGTHMVCTGRTHTDRICRFKWLCYSNEAEEFIFFHGNTSVMLPNLGSRRFQPALLDLSTVEDHNTQYFNFVELPAAALRFMPKPVFVPDVALIANRFNPDNLMHVFHDDLLPLFYTLRQFPGLAHEARLFFMEGWGEGAHFDLYKLLSPKQPLLRAQLKTLGRLLCFSHAFVGLSKITTWYQYGFVQPQGPKANILVSGNEIRQFAQFMTEKLNVSHTGVPLGEEYILVFSRTQNRLILNEAELLLALAQEFQMKTVTVSLEDHTFADVVRLVSNASMLVSMHGAQLVTTLFLPRGATVVELFPYAVNPDHYTPYKTLAMLPGMDLQYVAWRNMMPENTVTHPERPWDQGGITHLDRAEQARILQSREVPRHLCCRNPEWLFRIYQDTKVDIPSLIQTIQRVVKGRPGPRKQKWTVGLYPGKVREARCQASVHGTSEARLTVSWQIPWNLKYLKVREVKYEVWLQEQGENTYVPYILALQNHTFTENIKPFTTYLVWVRCIFNKILLGPFADVLVCST